The Gossypium hirsutum isolate 1008001.06 chromosome D03, Gossypium_hirsutum_v2.1, whole genome shotgun sequence genomic interval ATGTTGTTTTCTTATTTTGACCCATCATGGTGGTGTTAGAATCTAATATCGTTAGTGCAGTATATTCGTCAatttatacttgtaatttttcgaataaattggtttaaataaaatttcattatacaATAATATCATTTATATATGTCTTTAATGGTTGTTGGATGTAAACAAAAATGtaagcaaatattgactcattaattatctaatgtttaactactattaagttgcattatgtgGTCATATAATAATGCGAGAAGATAAATTAGATTAGTAGATATTCTAAATAGCCTGTAGTCTAATTGAAATTGAACAGATTGATTGAAAGATTATTATGTCGTTTATTAAGTCCAATTTGAGAGATGTCTTGTCTTGAGCATCAGAGTGAATGATTCCTAaaaaatagagacatagatgtcaTTGTCTGGACTAACAATACATCAAACAGGATTCAAGTTGAATTTATCCTAAACCCCTTTATAGATTCATTCACTTATGATATTCATAGTGTAGCATATCTTAATCCTGAGTgcatgatggactatgtatgcatgactgatatactttgatgtaaatgaaggcttgatttcaaataaataaggaaccgaaagttgaTACGTTGGATATACATCTTTTGCATGATATAGCATCATTCCGCAACGGTGGAATTCATATCTCAATTAATGGTAAATGATATCATCTCATTAacattacatgattgatgaaaaaAGAACATAATCAAGGGCCATTTGTCATAAGTGTAACGACCCGATTTACTACGGTGTTGAAAAATGCGGTTTTGGAACCCAATTTCGTAAACCAAGTCAATGAAATTATGAACAGAAGGTGATGTGAGTCACATGACCCAACCTTAGACCCATGGATGTGATGGGCTTTCTTTAACTCAATGCTCAATAATAAGGgaaaaaacaaagcaaattaaGGAAAGGTTGAACGAAACTTTTCAAGACTTTGTTATAAAGGTCTTAGAAGCACATACGAGGATAAAAgcaaatcaagattcactttttttgttttcaagaaaatcaagaaatgtAATCTTAGTCCAGTTTTGCTATTTTGGCTGATTTTaagaattaagaaaatcaatgtttcaaattttagaatttttttatccaagaaatcgaaccttgaagtCGGTGCGCGATGGATTACATGTACAAGCCCAAGTTCATTGGTTCATTTTAAATGAGCCAATTTTAGGAGCGAATAGATCACAAGTCCAAGTTCTTGAAAATTGGTTCATTGGGATGTCTACAAGCACATCATGAAGTTTGGAAAATGACTTAGTTGAACACAAGGACAAACTGTTAAAGTGGTCCAATttgaaaacattttaatttctgtttaattttacttaattagtggACCAACATGTTAATTAGTTGATGAGTTGTTATACTTAgttgatatatttattacattCCTTACATTTAGGAGATTAGTTAAGGGTTGATAGGCTATAAATATAAATACGGTGTGACTCCATTGTATTCTTTATTCATTGATTATTcacttttgagttaataaaactctttttaatttttcttttaaagaatttttcttaggttttcttttagaagagttagTAAAATTAGAGTTGTTTGAAGAAGGTTATGAATTCATCTTGTTTCCAAGGCTCTTAGACTTTTCCACGCACCATGTCCATCTTTTCGATCTctcttctttttgtttgtttttttttctattttgttcttGTTACGTTGAATCTAATCTTTGATATTTCTTAATTCCAAGTCTTATTTCAATCAAGAGGGGCATTCTCCTATCTTTTCTTATCAGGAAACATCCAAAAATAGgagttctttatttttcttgctgtttGAATTCTTTTGTTACAAAACAATTTGCTTTAACTTAATTCTTCATTCTACTAaactatttttgttattttgtttaagATTGATTGGAGGCTTCTTTAGAGTCCAAGAACGATTTCTTATCTTCCAAGAAACCTTATTCTGCTCATTCTTGGACTCCTTTTGGTCGTCCCTCCCTTTATTTGTTGTtaggttttcttttaatttgttttcattcaatttctaatttgtttttgtttcttttgtttgaCAACTTTTTCTtcatcaacaacgacccaaatcACTCCAAACACCTGATTACTCATTGTTTTGACTGATCGAACcttcttttttagtttttcttgtGATTTCATTCAGGTTTTAGCCTTAGTTCTTCaaatttgttttaattgtttGCTTTCACTTAATTGACAGCCTTATTTCGTTTGGAATTCATCAAAAACAAGTATTTTCTTGACCGACTTAGATTCCTTCAAGAACCCTAATTCTTAATTCGGTCTTTTTGTGTTGTTATTACCTGATTTTTGTTGTTACCCTTTCAATTTTGACTTGGATTGTTTGCGTTTCAGATTGAGTCAAACTCTAAGTTTCCTTTCATTCGTCTAGATCCCCAGATCAAATCTACGACTTGCACAAACTTGCGATCTTATTTCGCGCACGTCCATATTATTTGGTATCAATTTACTAGACATTTTGGGTCTTCTTTGAGTTTTTATAAACTGACTTCCAGCAAAACAACCTTAAAGTAGTTTTTTacctagattttttttttgaaaagtaatatttttcagtgggtaaacatttttcaaattatCTGAAATTTTACACACTGATTTTTAGCACCCTAttggaatataaaaaaaatcccacaaaaaaaaagatcaaaaaagtgaaaaaaaacctagaaaaatacgaagattttttttttaaaatcgtagaTTTATTTTCATGCCGAAACTTTCTAGATCAGATCTATACTATTTGAGGATGTTCtagtttaaattttttgattttagAAATCAGGAACTCCTTGAACGAAGTTTATCAAGTTGCTTAGTGGTTTTCATGTTTCACCGATTTTTATTGAGTCTTAGCCTTaggttttcatatttttttttgctttttattgttCCTTTACGCATTCTGACATTTTATTGTTTCCTATGTTAATAGATTTAAGCATGTTGCACATTTCTTCCTCCGTGTAACACAATTTTTTTGTGTCTAGTCAATATTGGACTCCTAGTGCCACTAGGTTTACTTTGTTAGTTCGATTCTAATGCATTCTGATTGATTGCTTATTAACAGTTTTAAAagacttaaaaaattaattcttatCTTATTGAGaatgcaattttatttttaagtgcataACAGTGATGTTtgcttaatttttctttctttagtgtTGTGTTTTATTAAGGATTTCACAATGACTCGTGATACTCGTAGTAATAAAGGAAGTGATAATAGCAGGTGAAAAGCCACTAGTTACCATGAAAAACCATGGTTTTGTGACGAATGATACATTTGGTACTATAATCGGAAAATTGCAAATGGATCAAGAGACTCGAGATGCTCGAGATCAGTAAGGGGCCACTATTCTAAAcacaatcaacaaaaaaaaattattttaaaattcaataatttttataactttttataatattttaaatttttatatgtttgtataaaatattttaataatatttatgattgtttatatcttttacaatctcttatgatttttataattttttaaaaatataattttcataatttttatgacctttatatatacaatttttatgacttttactaGAAAAATTCATGATTTTAATGGTCAACATAATCGTTAATGGATAGGCATAATccgttttttttaattaacaataatGATTCAAATGGACGTGAATTAAATTGTAGTAATTAATTGACTttctgatttttcttttttttcattattaattttaattaaatgaaaattaaaagtgTGACCTATATATAGTTTATAAGAAAAGTGTAATCTATcctataataattaaaacaaacttgtgataaataaaatttaaggtaGACTCAGAAATTGTTAATGATGGAAGTTTGtctttttcataaattaaaaatattatagaacgttttattaaaaataaaattttatgcttagaattagatttattatattttattaaaaatcgtGCAAATAGCGATAAAAGCGATGCGACTGAACAAGACCCCAAACACCATTTAAATCCTTGTTTGGTTGATTTGGAAATTTTATTGTTCTCTGATGGGTGTTGAAAATATTGCAAATAAGTGAATATGTATTAGGAAAATTGCCTGTGGGGTACTTAGACGTGGCCCTTCTGACCCCTTGATTGGGAAAAGTAGAGCAAGGATTAATGGTTATGCAGGCATGCTGTAGTTATTCGAAAAAGATGAATCAATTATGAAAGGAAAAAATGAGAGTTGGGTCACAGCCAGCAAACCAAAGGTAAAAGGTGGTGCTGGAGTTGGAATGAAGCTAGCATTTTACAACACATTTATGCTATCTTGAATCAGGTAAGACCCCTAATGCAATTGCAGATGGCCACCAGCACATATATAAAGATAAATGATTCTGTATTTATATCTTTTTGTATAGCTGAGGGTAAAAATCAGGAGGGTTTGGCTTCACCTGTAAATAGCTATATTGATTTCACTGTAGTAGATACAGTTTTGTTTCGTAGCAGTTTCCTGCAAATTCCTTTGGACGGTAAAATACAAAGTAGTTAATGCATAATATCCTATTTCTGATAGGATGGAAAGAATTACGAAACAAAGCAACAATATAACGAAGGCTTAAAGACCAAAAATAATTAGTTCAGCTTTGAccaaataaatattcaatagagAATAATAGAATAATATAGCAAACTAGATGGGAAGGTGGTGATGAGAATAAGGGGAATAGGCAGGTGAGGTAGCGACAAAAGATGGGGTGCTGCTAGTAGTAGTAGCCATCGTGGTCCTGGTCCCGGTTGGAGTCCTTTGAGGGCTTCTTGACCTTGACATCATGCTCAGGGTCACGGTACTGCGCCCATCTGCTCTCTCCCCGCTTCTCCGAGGCCCTTTCTCTGCCCACTTCAGCTCTGCTTGCTTCACCATACTCGGGTACCTCCAACAGCAGCCCATCTTTCCTGCTCTTTTTATGTACCTATCCAATCACTCATAAAACGTTCTCTCTTATTGTTTGCacatctatatatctatataattCACTCCAAAACTTAACTCTTCATGGGGAAATGTTAAGTTACCTTGGGCTGAATCTTCTTCCCAAACACAGAACGCACTTTCTGCCTTCTGCCATTTCTCCCATCCCAATACATACGCATTGCCTACAGTACACCCTTCCACAAACCTGCATATATATGCTAGCTAGTGGTAATCTTGAATTGTTCAAAAACAGAGATATGCAGcgtatatatttttgaaattggttTCTAAACTAGAAATTAAAGTTTCTGACAACTTATTGGCCATATCCTAACAGCATAAATTCATTAAACATCAGCTTCCAGTCATATAGTGTCTCGGCCATGCAGCCGTTGCTTTTCTTTTGcacaaattaaatgaaattaaatatctTGGTTACCAGGCATCGATGGCGGAAGATGTATATGTAAGTACTGCAGATGGTGCATATGTTGGAGTGAGGAATCCCAGGGCGGCGTCTTTGCCCTCTTTCCGGATAGTTAGATGCCGTGCTTATGACGCTTTCGTCATCGTAGGACACCCCATGCCTAAACTCCGTATGACCCCTGGGACTAGTTCGTTGAGTTTGATCCTTCCAGGCACGATGGTGATCCATTCCCACGTGGGAATCAAAGTTGTCAGTGTCATGAACATAATGTTTATGGTGATGGTTGGCCCCTTGCAGGCCTCTGCTGAAATCAAGGCTGGGAAGTTTGGTCAAAGATGATCCTAATTGTTTTGGAGTTGGAGTATTGTCTTGCTGAAGGGGATCCATCGCGCTGGTGCTTCTGTTGTTATCAGATGCGCTTGCCTTTTGCTTCATGTCAGCTAGGTCCTGGAAAGTGAGATTAACAGAGTCATCGGGGATCCCCAGATATAGTTGTTCAAGCTCCACTCGGGCCTTGGCCAAATCTCCCATTCTGATGTTGATGATTCTTAATTGCTTCGATGCACAAGGGAGAGAGGTTTGTGGGGGAATGAAGTGTTCCAAGTTATTAAGGGGTGAAAGCGCGTTTATTGTAATGTTTCATTGAAGATGGAGACGcgtatgtatatttaatttaataaaatgcaTGGCCGGACTAGACGATGTTATACTTTGGCGTGAGGTTCTTCAGCCTCATTATCAAACCACAATTCTCACCAAACTGATCTATCATTTGATTGCAATTATTTTAATGTGGTGTTGGAACCAAGGAAAGCCATATATTATTTGGTTTATGATTCATGGGTTTAGTTTGAGAGATTTAATCTTTTTCATGGTTTTGATGTATAGATTTACTTTGAGGTTGATTTCTTGACTCAATTTGAGTGGATAAATTTAGTTTGAGAGATTTATGACATAATCGAAATCGAgagatttaattaataaatttgatttaataatgGTGAAACCAGAGAGAAGACCATTAGTGGCCTTGAACACCCATCTCAATTATTCATTcacaaaattaattatgaaaaacttAATAACCTAACCTATAATGTATGTGAGAAGATAAAAATGAAGCAGGTGAAGGCCGGACTACATATTCATATAGAGATAAACAAATAAAgatgaaattatatatttgtCAGAAACAATGGTTAGAATTAGTGAAGGATTGAAGTAAAGTTAAAAATGGTAACCAAACAAATGCATGCACTTGTTGATAAGTAAACGGAAACTTCCCCTCTTAATTACCACTCATGCATGTCGCATTCCATATTTTGGTAATGCAAAAGCTAAGTATAATATTAAATAACACTCAACCTAGTATTATTATATTAAGATGTTTGGTTGTTAAATATtgtgatatttattatttaccaTCTGTCTAAAACCAAATTCCATagcaattaaaacaaaaccctttCGTTCTAGGAATCGGGAAGGAATTACTTATGCcccttgtattttattttattattttcctttagAGTTGAATGCACTTATGGATAAATAAACATTGTTTGTTGAACAATTcgtttattaaataaataaaaataaagttttgaggCTTGTTTATTAAACTGACCAAATACGAATAAGAATAGTTCAATTCATTTATCTTTATGATcaagtttatttatatttatttaaaactcatttaacaaatcatttaaaacttatttattgttcaattaacatatattaaaaattattttgttcaatatgtgttttatttataatataattattaatatttatatttaattattttatatctaaaaaataatatatatgtttatttattgtttgtttattattcatGAACACATTTGAGAACATGTTAATATTAAACAAATAAGCATaaacacataattttaaataaacgaaCACAAATCAAAAGTTTaagtttaagtttttttaaaaataaataaacaaacatgaaTAGAAGTCCATGTGTTCAAACTCAATTCATTTACAACCCTCATATCGAAAAAAGACCTTCCCCACCAAAAGAACAGGAAAAGGAGAAGAATACAATTCACTGATTAAATTATTCTATCTGCAACAACCTGGAAAAAGAAGGAATTAAACCAACCGATTACatttgaataaatttaatatgTTATGTTCTGTTTTAGCGAATTCAACTTGTTTATATCGTTACTTATAAATATAGATGATTGATAAACCAAATCACGGCCACCACCTAGCACCAGCAGAATGTATGGATAACAAGACAGCCCGAGCCTTAGCCTGCCATAATAAATGTGGAAAGAAACGGACAGACAAAGACAAAGAGGCGCCCCATTTACTTGGTATAAAGGTAACCAGCTTAACAAAGGTTATTGCAGTGTGTGTGTATTTGAAGATGTGAGGCTAACACCTACAGAACTAATATACCtgtaaaaggaaaggaaaaaaaaaaaagagcagcAAATCTGCCAAGGACATTTTCATTGAAGACTATTTCTCTCCAAGCTGGGCCCCTTATGCCCTACATGCTCCCATCCTACAGATGCAAGAAACTCTTCATCAGAGAGGGGTCTCTCATTCTCTCTATTAACTTTTGACTGAAAATGGGACCCAAGGCTACCCTGTTGCTGTTGCTCAGTCTTTAAGCTTTCAATTCCATTTTGCTTAATGTAATTTTCTACTGGCAAGCTGGTAGCTTCAACAAAACTCATCATATTCAATCCTCCTTCAAGTTGCACATCTTCACGAATGGGGTGACAATTCAGGTCTATTTCTCCAGTGCTGGCCTCTGCTACCTCACGTTCAATTCTGCTTCGACTTCCTTCATTTTCTGAATGATCGTTTCTTGTGTCCTTCAGCTCTGTTTCATCCATTTGCTTCTTATTATCCCTTTCGGAAATTTCTGCTTCATGTTCTGATTGGCGTTTCTTCTTCCGTAGCATGAGTGTTTTAAACCGGCGTTTTACTGTCAAGCACACATTACAGGTGCAATTCGCTTTGTGCTTTCCCTTCCCACTTGGAGGCTGAATGCACACAATGCAGGTACAACCAGGACGGTGTCTAGGATGTTTTGTTGTAGCTCCAACTGAAGACTCCCCCACATCACCCATTTTGTCACCTAGAACTGCAGCGCTTGCCAGAGCATCCAAGCCTGTAGGTTCAGGTTCTGGGGCTACCTTAGGGCTTTCTTGAACTTTTGCCTTCTTCAAATCTGGGGAAAGGTTTCAAGTGGTGATAGTAGTCAAGAAGTATAATGAAAGTCAAATAGGACACCAACTATAAGGGCTGAAATATATatacacgcatatatatatatgcatacatgTGTGTGCATGTATGAGTGTCTATGTGAGCGCATGGCACATTTATTCATgccaaataatgaaaataatgcaGCACTGTCACACatacacaaagaaaaaaaaatgcagtCTGTAGCTAGTCAAGTATCACGGTATACAAAGATATGCATATGTCTACTTGCTCAAATGTGTGCAAAACTAATGCGGCATTAACACATGAATAAAGGATCATTTACAGTATACAAAACGTTCTGAAACCATCTTCCTGTAGAAAGAAAACCTACTTTGTTTTCCTAAAATTATCCTAAATAATGTGCCACAGAACCTCTTCTGGAATATTGCCCTACCTGTACCCACTTTGAGAATATTCTCCAGTTCCTTTGGGCCGGTCTCCTCTGGTGCAGAACATGCACACCTAGGAACACATACTCAATCAGCAAAGCATAAACATCAAGACTAACGTTTCATCCCACAAAATGGTCCCTCAATAGTAGCAatcttgttaaaaaaaataaaacagaatgtcCCACCTGCTAGAATCCCAAACATTATCAGAACATTTCCACTTTGAAGGGAGGAGAACATCAACTGGTAACCTTCGCCATTTGGAGCAATCATCGCACTGGGCCCATTGCTCCTGTTCCCTACAGACAATCCTCATATATTCcagttaaaaaaatatagaagaaAAGAAGCTATACAAATATGTTCTTTACCAAATATGCAGCAATGTGAGATCTTAAAAGTTGTTCCAGCATCTATGGAACTATAATTCATGGCAAACTGGTATCATTCCAAAAGCAAGAAAAAGTTTCAATAATTAAAGTAAAAGAAGGAAACTGGAAAGTCGCGGTTATGTTCAAAAGAGACTGCATAACAAACGATTTAGAGAGACAACAGATCAGAGCGTGGGTATAAAACCAAAGTTTTCCAAACTGAAAGTTTGACCACCCTACGGAAGGATTTTAATGCTTTGAAGCATTGTCAGCATTCACAATCAGGAAATAGCTCCAAAACTTAGACTTCTGCTAGCAGAAGCAAGACTACTATAGAACATGTTCAAATAATCTTTTACAGTTCAGACCCTTTTGCAGATGCCCTAACCATAATCTTGCATGATCTATGAACAATGGCAAAACAAAGACAAATACTAGAACCACATTATAACTTCATCAACTGCCAATTTTTCCAATGACTAATGAGAAAATACAGAGAAATGTGTCATGTAGGCTTACCCAGATGGCCAGGCACCAAATATAGTCCTCTTTCCAAAAACAGGGGGTTCCTAAACAAACAAACATCATTGATCACAAACTTTAAATAAACATAGTATATATGAATTTGCATCAACAAATCATCACGGCATTGTTATaacaaaaggaaaaaagtgattGCTACATACATCATATTCTTCAAATTCATGGTCCTCAATAGTCACAATGCTAGGCCTGACACTTGGGGGTGGACGAAGCAAGTCCTGTGCTTCTTCCCATGTGAGCCTTAACTCCAACGCATCTACACTATGCATCAGCAACCTCTTACTTTTGGATCCAATATTTCTAGTCTTCTTCTTCTCTGCATTCATTGCTAGTTGATGCACGGAATTCTCATTTGCCCTGACTCCATGGTCCTCATCTCTACTGCGACTAATATTTCCATCAGGTAAACCAAAATGTTCAGACAGAGCATTTCCAAGAAGATCCTTTCCTCCTTTTGGGGTCTGAAAAAGACCAGAGTAAGCACTCACTGTAGACAAATACTCAAATAAGTTTGAAAATCTTCATAATGATTCCAAAAAGGTTTGCATGGAGCTTGACCTGTGTATCAGAGTTTGCCGCCTTCCGGAACCCCATAACAAGTTTACCCCCAGGATCTATTCGACTAAATGTAACTGCAATGGGAGAAAAAAAGTTATTACTAGTAAATAAGAGAAAGAAAACTTGAAGTCTGCAATGCAAGTTGACTTCTCACTAGCATTATAAAGCTATTAGATTATCAAGGAAAGAGGATACATAAATGCACTAAAGatctcaaaaataaataaaatttcacaCAAGGAAACTGACATATAAAGTGAAACAAACAATCCAAAACCGTGGAGCACACAAAAAAATGCAAAGCAGGAGGAAAAGAAGAAGCAAGTACTAGTTTTGCTCTTCAGTTCTAATGGAAAAGAATTTCACACAACCTTACTGAAGAAATCTAGTGTTTTCTTTTCCTGTTTCACATCATAAATAACTATTACAAAATGAATATAGATGGAGAGCAATGTTATAACTTTCATAGCTATGCATGTACCATGAGGAAAAAATAAAGTTCCTCAAATAGGATGTAATACCTAAAGACATAGAACGGACATCCAAGCTATTAATTGGAGTCAAGGAAACTAACTCTAGACGCAGCATAAAAGCAACAGATTCAGACACCTACACGAGATTAAGGTCCATATAGAGAAACCGAAGTGATGGAGGGGTTTTATCCCTTTAAGAATCATAAAGGGACAGTTCCTAGTTATAGCCTCCACAACTGAGATCCTTTAAAGgaaaaattatcttttaacaTTTTCAGATAAAGACACATAATAGAAGTGCATAAAGTGATCACTCTTAAGGCTTGAACCATTCTCTTTTTGTTCTCAGATCTCTAACCTAGAGGTACATTTCACCAAGCAAATTGCATTCAAGTTCTAATTCTTGGGGAAGTTGTTTCATTAGACATCGAATTATTTCCACTACAAAACCATTGAGCTATTCTGTACAGAGAACCATTAAAAGGATTCCTTTTCTATcacaataaaattatcaatacaaaatCAAATAAGGAACAATAGCATAGATATCAAGCAAGATTATACATCATGCTCTTAGCAGTAAAGTAACAGATTATACCAGTATCGCCTGCTCGTAATTGCATGGACTGGATACAAGGAGTAACACCCTCCAAAACATACATCCTACTATTGTTATTTGGCCAAAATCTGAACTGAAATGTCCATTCTTTCCCATTTACATCTTGAATCCTTAGAGGAAGGCCTTCTGATTGTGAAATTGGAGGAAAATATGCCTGCATTGATTTCTAGTTCATACAAATGCAATGCCAGGACAAGAATGAAGGGGTAGATAGGGGGACTTTGTTGCAGAGGGTGGGGTGCAAGGAAAAGGCATGAAAGTGAGTATATAGAAAAACTTACTTCAGCACATGCTTTTGGGAGCACTAATCGACCAATTCGACCAGCATCACTGGCACTGAGAACCTTCTCAAACAGTGGCACAATGGTAGATtttaaacttcaaatttgcaacttAAGGTGAACAACAAATTTGAACCAACAGAGTTAATAAAAACTACATATATAAATCATTCTAGGAAAACCAGAATTTAGAAACTTAAGCTAACAATCATGGATACTCTCCCGATAGTTTCTGTAGCTCTTGGTCAGTAATCCTGGGCCAATACCGAGGAAGTAAATGATTTTTCCCACGTCCCTCAACTGGTGGCCTTGTGATACGTGCCTGAGGAATCATGCCTTTATTCAGTTCTGAACTTGTTGTTAGACCATTTTTAGAGGGTTTGGGCAATATGCGACGAGATTGCTGCCCTTGTTGAAAAGAGGACCATGT includes:
- the LOC107927129 gene encoding B3 domain-containing transcription repressor VAL1, with the translated sequence MGSKICMNSSCGAATSNEWKKGWPLRSGGFAHLCYPCGSAYEDGVYCDTFHLEESGWRECRICGNHLHCGCIASNYLLELLDYGGVGCISCAKSSRLHTVKRIQTHGDEIPEGVGAVPMNNAGSSAVEGKAVSDHVDERTLAPLCKSMEANECNLLPQSQRGDANASLGQHRGEEVICPTEKVGAGFSNATQPYVRPANFAKLDIARSALDVRDIQDSLPQPYLSMSLGGSSANPNFLLPFSSGLADGKEPSKTWSSFQQGQQSRRILPKPSKNGLTTSSELNKGMIPQARITRPPVEGRGKNHLLPRYWPRITDQELQKLSGDLKSTIVPLFEKVLSASDAGRIGRLVLPKACAEAYFPPISQSEGLPLRIQDVNGKEWTFQFRFWPNNNSRMYVLEGVTPCIQSMQLRAGDTVTFSRIDPGGKLVMGFRKAANSDTQTPKGGKDLLGNALSEHFGLPDGNISRSRDEDHGVRANENSVHQLAMNAEKKKTRNIGSKSKRLLMHSVDALELRLTWEEAQDLLRPPPSVRPSIVTIEDHEFEEYDEPPVFGKRTIFGAWPSGEQEQWAQCDDCSKWRRLPVDVLLPSKWKCSDNVWDSSRCACSAPEETGPKELENILKVGTDLKKAKVQESPKVAPEPEPTGLDALASAAVLGDKMGDVGESSVGATTKHPRHRPGCTCIVCIQPPSGKGKHKANCTCNVCLTVKRRFKTLMLRKKKRQSEHEAEISERDNKKQMDETELKDTRNDHSENEGSRSRIEREVAEASTGEIDLNCHPIREDVQLEGGLNMMSFVEATSLPVENYIKQNGIESLKTEQQQQGSLGSHFQSKVNRENERPLSDEEFLASVGWEHVGHKGPSLERNSLQ
- the LOC107927026 gene encoding uncharacterized protein, encoding MGDLAKARVELEQLYLGIPDDSVNLTFQDLADMKQKASASDNNRSTSAMDPLQQDNTPTPKQLGSSLTKLPSLDFSRGLQGANHHHKHYVHDTDNFDSHVGMDHHRAWKDQTQRTSPRGHTEFRHGVSYDDESVISTASNYPERGQRRRPGIPHSNICTICSTYIYIFRHRCLVCGRVYCRQCVCIGMGEMAEGRKCVLCLGRRFSPRYIKRAGKMGCCWRYPSMVKQAELKWAEKGPRRSGERADGRSTVTLSMMSRSRSPQRTPTGTRTTMATTTSSTPSFVATSPAYSPYSHHHLPI